Within Halobacterium jilantaiense, the genomic segment CGACCTCGCGCTCGACGATTTCTATCTCGTGGCCGTCGGGGTCTTTCACGAAGGCGTAGCTGCCGCCACAGGACTCGGGGTCGCGGTAGTCCGCGACGCCCGCGTCCATCAGCTCCTCGTAGGCGTCGAAGACGTCCTCGACGCGCACGGCGATGTGACCGAACGCGTCGCCGTTGTCGTACTCGTCGGTGTCGTGGTTCTCGGTCAGTTCGAGGAACGCGCCGTCCTCGCCGGGGTCCTCGGGACCGAGGTAGACGTTCGTGAACGTGTCGGCCTCCCAGCGCGCGTGTTCGATGTAATCGAGGTGCTCGCCGTACCAGTCGAGGGACTCCTCGAGGTCGCCGACGCGCATCATCACGTGGTCGAGTACGAAGTCTGCCATACCAGAACGGTCACGAGGCGCGTCGAAAAGCGTACCGGAGCCGGAACCAGCGTCGGCTACTCGCGGCCCGCCGCGAACGCGTAGACGGCGGCCGCGCCGAGCGCGAGCGCGCCCACCGGAATCCCGGTGACGGTCCGATGGCGGGACAGCGCCAGCGCCAGCGACCCGACGCTCCCGGCCGCGAGCGCGAGCAATCCGGCGGTCATCTTCCGGTCCATGTCCAGCCCCGCAGCGGCGATGCCCGCCAGCCAGAGCGTCGTCGCAACGGGCCACGCCCGGTACTGGGGTGGGACGGTGCCCGTGCGCTCGACCCATACCGGCAGTGAGGTGAACGTCAACGGCTCGGTGTAGAGGAAGCCCACGGAGAATAGGGGATACACGCCGTTCTCCAGCACGACCACGACCCATGGGAGAAGGCCTACGAGGACGGCCACTGCGACGACTCGCCGTCGCGCGGTGCCCAGCAAGCCACCGGCCATCTACCGGCGGGCGACCACGCGCAACACGTCCTCGTCTTCGAGAACGTGGTCGCGGCCGACCTGCTGCTCGTCGTGTATCGCCGACGGTCCCGTCACGCGCGCGAACCGGAAGCGCTCGTCGAGGGTGCCGCCGAGCTTCTGGAGGGCGTCGTCGACAGTCTCGCCCTCCCGGATTATCAGCGGCTCCTCCCAGTCGATGCCCCGGCCGGGCTTGTCCATGTAGATGCGGATGAGCCCGAGCTCCGCCCACATCTGGTCTTTGAGCGAGTCCAGACCCTTCTCCTCCGCCGCGGAGATGAAGATGGCCTCGTCGGGGTCGATGCCCTGCTCGCGCAACTGGGCCTTCATCGTGTCCACGTACGACGGCTCGATGAGGTCGACTTTGTTCACGGCGACGAGCGACGGCATGTAGACGCGGTTGTCCATCACGCCGTCGATGAGCTTGTCCACCGAGGGGTTGCCGCGGATGGTCACGTCGGCGTTGATGAACCCGCGCTCGCGGAGAATCTCCTTGACGGTGTCCTCGTCGAGGTCCATGTCGCCGGACGTGTTCACGTCGATGCCGTCCTTCCCCTTCCGCCGAACCGTCACCGACGGCGGCTCCTCGTCCACGCGGATGTTCACGTTGTACAGTTCCTCGGAGAGCCGCTCGTACTGCTCGACCTCGAACGCCGACAGCATGAAAATGACCAGGTCGGCGGCGCGGATGACGGAGAGAATCTCTTTCCCGCCGCCGCGGCCGCCGGCCGCGCCCTCGATGAGCCCCGGCACGTCCAGCAACTGGATGTTCGCGCCGCGGTACTCCAACATTCCGGGGTTCACGTCGAGGGTCGTGAACTCGTAGGCACCGACCTCGCTGTCCGCGTTCGTCATCGCGTTGATGAGCGAGGACTTCCCGACCGACGGGAAGCCGACCAGCGCCACCGTCGCGTCGCCGTGCTGCTCGACGGCGTAGCCGCCACCGCCGCTCCCGCCCGCCTCCTGGGCCTCCAGTTTCTCCTTCAGCTCGGCGAGCTTCGCCTTCAGGCGGCCGATGTGGGCCTCCGTCGACTTGTTGTACGGCGTCTCGGCGATTTCTTCTTCGAGCGATTCGATATCCTCCTCGAGCCCCATTACTCGCTCGTAGACCGCAGGTGCCGAAAAGCGCTTTCCTCCGCGGCCCCGTGAATTCGTTTCGACACGTTAATACGCCGGCTGAAGCCACGACGAAGTGATGGGAGACCCCTCCACGTTCCGAGACAGCACGCAGATCGTGCTGCCGGAGTCCACAGTGGAGGGACTCGACACCGACCTCGAAGCGGAGTTCATGGTCTCCGTCTTCGAACCCGAGGACGCCGCCGTGGTCCGCATCATCGGGAGTCCCGTGGTCATCAAGGAGGTCAGTGACTTCCTCGCGCGCCAGGGCGTCCACCTGCCCTGAGTTCGAGGCACCGGACGGGGCGCTCGCTCCCCCGCCTCCCACGAAAGACAAGGGTTAAACCCGCGGCGGCGGTTTCTCGGAGTATGGCTGAGACGATAGAAGTGCTCGTCGCCGGTGGGCAGGCCGACCCTGGTCCGCCCCTCGGTCCCGAGCTCGGTCCCACACCCGTCGACGTACAGGCGGTCGTCCAGGAGATCAACGACCAGACCGAAGCGTTCGACGGAACAGAAGTCCCCGTCACCATCGAGTACGAGGACGACGGTTCGTTCTCCATCGAAGTCGGTGTCCCGCCGACGGCCGCACTCGTGAAGGACGAGGCCGGCTTCGAGACGGGCTCCGGCGAACCGCAGGAGGACTTCGTCGCGGACCTCTCCATCGAACAGCTGAAGACCATCGCGGAGCAGAAGAAGCCCGACCTCCTCTCCTACGACACGCGGAACGCCGCGAAGGAGGTCGCCGGTACGTGTGCGTCCCTCGGCGTCACCATCGAGGGCGAGGACGCCCGCACCTTCAAGGAGCGCGTCGACGACGGCGACTACGACGACGTCCTCGGCGAGGAAGCGGCGGCCGCATAATCGGTTCTTCGACCCGGTTCAGTTTCTCTTCGCAGTCGATTCGGTAGCCGGCGGCTCGGCCTCGTGGGGTTGCGTGGACGGCTCTCACGCCCGGTGCGCTTCGACGCTTTTAAGCACGGGATGGCCGTCTGTCGAAGCGAGACAGGCTTCGCCTGTTTCACTGACCCGTAGGAGATCCGACCTTCACAGGGTCACGCACTACGGAGGTGAAAGATGGCAGACAACGATATAGAAGAGGCCGTATCCAGCGCACTTGAGGAGGCCCCAGAGCGGAATTTCCGTGAGACCGTGGACCTCGCTATCAACCTGCGCGACCTCGACCTCAACGACCCGTCGAAACGTGTCGACGAGGGCGTCGTGCTGCCGTCGGGCACCGGACAGGAGACGCAGATCGTGGTCTTCGCAGAGGGCGAGACCGCGGTTCGCGCAGAGGAGGTCGCCGACGAAGTCCTCGACGAGGACGACCTCGACGACCTCGCGGACGACAACGACGCCGCGAAGGACCTCGCAGACGAGACCGACTTCTTCGTGGCGGAGGCTCCGATGATGCCTGATATCGGGACGAAGCTCGGTCAGGTTCTCGGTCCGCGCGGCAAGATGCCGACTCCGCTCCAGCCCGGCGACGACGCCGTCGAGACGATCAACCGAATGAAAAACACCGTGCAGCTCCGCAGCCGCGACCGCCGCACGTTCCACACGCGCGTCGGCGCGGAGGACATGTCCGCGGAGGACATCGCGAGTAACATCGACGTCGTCATGCGTCGTCTGCACGCGAACCTCGAGAAGGGCCCGCTGAACGTGGACTCCGTCTACGTGAAGACCACGATGGGGCCTGCCGTGGAGGTTGCTTAATGTCCGCCGAAGAACGCACCACCGACGAGGTTCCCGAGTGGAAGCAGCGCGAGGTCGACGAGCTCGTCGACCTCCTGGAAGCCCACGACAGCGTCGGTGTCGTGAACGTCACGGGCATCCCGAGCAAGCAGCTCCAGGACATGCGACGCGGCCTGCACGGGCAGGCGGCGCTCCGGATGAGCCGGAACACGCTCCTGGTCCGCGCGCTCGAAGAGGTCGACGACGGCCTGGAGGACCTGACCCAGTACATCGAGGGTGAGGTCGGGCTCGTCGCGACCAACGACAACCCCTTCGGGCTGTTCCAGCAGCTCGAAGCGTCGAAGACGCCGGCACCCATCAACGCCGGCGAAGTCGCGCCGAACGACATCGTCGTCCCCGAAGGCGACACGGGCATCGACCCGGGTCCCTTCGTCGGCGAACTGCAGACCATCGGCGCGAACGCACGCATTCAGGAGGGCTCCATCCAGGTCCTCGAAGACTCGGTCGTCACCGAGGAAGGCGAGGTCGTCTCCGACGACGTCGCCAACGTCCTCTCCGAACTCGGCATCGAGCCGAAGGAGGTCGGCCTGGACCTGCGCGGCGTCTACTCCGAGGGCGTCCTGTTCACGCCGGACGAGCTCGAGATCGACGTCGAGGAGTACCGCGCGGACATCAAGTCCGCGGCCGCGTCCGCACGGAACCTCTCCGTGAACGCGGCGTACCCGACGGAGCAGACGGCACCGGCGCTCATCTCGAAGGCCCAAGGCGAGGCGAAGAGCCTCGGCCTGCAGGCCGCCGTGGAGAGCCCGGACCTCGCCGACGACCTCGTCAGCAAGGCGGACGCCCAGGTGCGGGCGCTCGCCGCGCAGATCGACGACGAGGAGGCGCTCCCTGAGGAGCTCCAGGACGTCGACGCCCCCGCGGCTCCGGCCGAGGGTGGCGACGACAGCAGTGAGGAACAGAGCGACGAAACGACTGATTCCGAGGCGGACGCCGACGACTCCGACGACGACGATGACGACGACGGAGACGCCGGCGCAGAAGGCCTCGGGGAGATGTTCGGATAACCATGGAATACGTCTACGCAGCACTCATCCTGAACGAGTCTGGTGAAGAGCTGAACGAAGAGAACATTACCGGCGTCCTCGAGGCCGCCGGCGTCGATGTCGAGGAGTCCCGTGTCAAGGCCCTGGTGGCCGCGCTCGAGGACGTCGACATCGAGGAGGCCGTCGAGCAGGCCGCCGCCGCGCCTGCCGCCGCGCCCGCCGCGTCCGGGTCCGCCGACGAGGCGGACGCCGACGAGGGCGGCGACGACGAGGAGGAAGCCGACGAG encodes:
- a CDS encoding OBG GTPase family GTP-binding protein encodes the protein MGLEEDIESLEEEIAETPYNKSTEAHIGRLKAKLAELKEKLEAQEAGGSGGGGYAVEQHGDATVALVGFPSVGKSSLINAMTNADSEVGAYEFTTLDVNPGMLEYRGANIQLLDVPGLIEGAAGGRGGGKEILSVIRAADLVIFMLSAFEVEQYERLSEELYNVNIRVDEEPPSVTVRRKGKDGIDVNTSGDMDLDEDTVKEILRERGFINADVTIRGNPSVDKLIDGVMDNRVYMPSLVAVNKVDLIEPSYVDTMKAQLREQGIDPDEAIFISAAEEKGLDSLKDQMWAELGLIRIYMDKPGRGIDWEEPLIIREGETVDDALQKLGGTLDERFRFARVTGPSAIHDEQQVGRDHVLEDEDVLRVVARR
- a CDS encoding 50S ribosomal protein L11, producing MAETIEVLVAGGQADPGPPLGPELGPTPVDVQAVVQEINDQTEAFDGTEVPVTIEYEDDGSFSIEVGVPPTAALVKDEAGFETGSGEPQEDFVADLSIEQLKTIAEQKKPDLLSYDTRNAAKEVAGTCASLGVTIEGEDARTFKERVDDGDYDDVLGEEAAAA
- a CDS encoding 50S ribosomal protein L10; the protein is MSAEERTTDEVPEWKQREVDELVDLLEAHDSVGVVNVTGIPSKQLQDMRRGLHGQAALRMSRNTLLVRALEEVDDGLEDLTQYIEGEVGLVATNDNPFGLFQQLEASKTPAPINAGEVAPNDIVVPEGDTGIDPGPFVGELQTIGANARIQEGSIQVLEDSVVTEEGEVVSDDVANVLSELGIEPKEVGLDLRGVYSEGVLFTPDELEIDVEEYRADIKSAAASARNLSVNAAYPTEQTAPALISKAQGEAKSLGLQAAVESPDLADDLVSKADAQVRALAAQIDDEEALPEELQDVDAPAAPAEGGDDSSEEQSDETTDSEADADDSDDDDDDDGDAGAEGLGEMFG
- a CDS encoding VNG_1110C family protein; the protein is MGDPSTFRDSTQIVLPESTVEGLDTDLEAEFMVSVFEPEDAAVVRIIGSPVVIKEVSDFLARQGVHLP
- a CDS encoding TIGR04206 family protein; its protein translation is MAVLVGLLPWVVVVLENGVYPLFSVGFLYTEPLTFTSLPVWVERTGTVPPQYRAWPVATTLWLAGIAAAGLDMDRKMTAGLLALAAGSVGSLALALSRHRTVTGIPVGALALGAAAVYAFAAGRE
- a CDS encoding 50S ribosomal protein L1, which gives rise to MADNDIEEAVSSALEEAPERNFRETVDLAINLRDLDLNDPSKRVDEGVVLPSGTGQETQIVVFAEGETAVRAEEVADEVLDEDDLDDLADDNDAAKDLADETDFFVAEAPMMPDIGTKLGQVLGPRGKMPTPLQPGDDAVETINRMKNTVQLRSRDRRTFHTRVGAEDMSAEDIASNIDVVMRRLHANLEKGPLNVDSVYVKTTMGPAVEVA
- the rpl12p gene encoding 50S ribosomal protein P1 translates to MEYVYAALILNESGEELNEENITGVLEAAGVDVEESRVKALVAALEDVDIEEAVEQAAAAPAAAPAASGSADEADADEGGDDEEEADEAAEAEDAGDDDDEEPSGEGLGDLFG